CTCACCCTACGACCAGGGTGATCCGAGCTAcactctacttgcgagcctgatctgctcgcctcactggctcacctgaaaaatgttaaagtaatggggtgagtcgatgctcagtaagtggaaatatgctatcactagtgtgtggcaactaagttaaggatacttttaaaaataataactaaattGCAATGTAATAAAttatctgtaaaacatatctttctttcacaatttaaaacatattgtatcgtctGTTTTTCAACtattcatactggtaatatcatactatactcaccatatgctgtaaaactgtaaacatatatatatatatatatatatatataaaactgtgtTTTTATTTCtgagactctgtacgtcatgatttgacccctcatgacagggttgtgccgcccgtaggcgggactctatctagtcggccctccagataggtcattatactctacactacctcagcccgaccaaactacatcctctcctaagctcaggactggctactacctcgtcaaaccggccccctcaatccaGTGTACtcgggagctgcatactctccaagcatggttgacggtacccacatactatctgagatatgtggttgcactctatctgtatccaGCAACGGTACTGTgatctgtaatctgtatctgtttgTGTACCTTTTCTTAGGGATCTCtttctatatacatgtatacatatatactcttttactgttttcatcatgtttccaaaattaccgtaacgttgtctttatgtactatatatatatatatatatatactgtaaaattgtatactgcatctgtagcatcttgatgctacctctgtatttctgtctgtatattacggtaataggaaacatggcataatAGATTCTGTATAAAGCCATGGTATAAATACTAATctgaataatactgtatacatgtatctgtatatatatatatgtttcctgaactattcatataaaaactgtatatgcatgtatatttctctgcgaatataaatctgtctctgtataatctcatatgctagaaaaccatatcaaatgaatatactatctatatctttatatttagtatagtatgatgtttcataacaactgtataaattcattcttcacataaaagtctacttaggccacacaaacatttatgctcattttctataaaaactgtataatagactgacataaaaatatgcttataaaatctccattaactctattaaaacttctaggatagcatatttcccttacctcaactttgaaaagcccctataaaaatctggctttgtacccgcaggattcctaacccaacatcctgaaaacacaatgtctcagaacaaaacttcagtatttcttagtctacatcattttctataactgtcagaaagtcaaaaactcaataaaagaccttacccagaatttgggatgaaatccaacttcgttttctcgacaatccgctccggcagatttgtggagaactccgccaggagcgtcatggtagcttcgaatcgtcgatccggtgactgataaatccggaaacgaagagagaaaggagatagagtcgtagagagagagagagagagagagagagagagagagagagagagagagagagagagagagatttcttaaaaatgaatttattccCGGATTCTCGTATATATATAACAGGGGATTTCGTTGATGagatcctgtgttcgtcgacgagtccttcaaaaatttcgtcgacgaggccctgtattcgtctacgaaattcaggctacctcagaacccctctcggtattttctcatcgacgaagccctgtgttcgtcgacgaaatttcttaaccactcgtcaacgaatccctatattcatcaacgagtccttgtaatttcttgaatttattttattcttcaaaattgcaatgtcatcgacgaacgcggagcTACGGCTTTCctttgtttctgtatctattttcctctctccttaatatttgaatttcaatatttttctgggtcgttacaaccagcattatccaaacgaattgatttaattggataatttagaaaatgagctcgtaatctaatcagatgagaaagaagtctagcaaatgtaatattatgaatagaaagtaaagaaacatgtgaccatctagtagataCATTAATTAAGaccataaaatatctaaatggtccaaaTGGTAGATGTATTAGTATgtatatatcaccatgaattctctaTAAGAAATCGGGAGATTCAAGACTTATTTTTAAAacagatggtttgacaattaatttccatTGAGAGCAAGCAGTACTTATGAAAtaatttgataaaagaatcttctcgttctttagtggatgatcatgtgaattctcaatgattcttcgcatcattacatctccaggatgtccaagacgatcatgccaaagtgtaaataatttTTGGTCATTACATTtttggtgcaagacattatatgattcaactgctttaatttttgtataatacaatccagaagataaagttggtaggtttttttaaaatttgtttctttccagaaacaatagaagtaatataaaaaaaaaatttattgccttCATTTGTAATTTCAATGTGATATtcattgagtcttaaatctttaaaacttaacAAATTTCTTCTAAGTCTACTGGAATATAAAGTTttatcaatttgtaataaagtaccaatGGGTAACTTTACATTAGCTCTTTCAaaaccttcaatcaaatttgtaaaaccagacattgtattaacatttgttaaagatatattcaagtaatgtaAATATTTCCTATCTTGAAGAATTGTGTGTGTCGTACCACAATTAGCTAAACAAATTTCTTCCAAAGACATCTTATaatcaatcaaaatttaaaaaaattcacactacaacacatattttaaaaattcattactataattgatcataacaacaataaatacgataatttatttattaaaatcaaaatgcaatattgcttactttatattttaagatattacatcattattttcatcttgatttacaaggaaatcagcaacatcaagataaaTAGAGTTGGATGGTCCATCATTAAGATCTATTTGAATAACattattagcaaaatttgtttcTACTTCTTCactcttttcctttccttttatagAGGTTTGGTAGAAATCTACCAAGTGTCTGGGCGTAAGACAAGTACGCGACCAAAGAATTTTTCCTCCACATCTGTAACATTCAGTTTCATGCTGCATGGGTCGCTGATTTTGATCATTAACCCGCTTTTGGGGGTCATTCCTCTTCTGGAGGCTATTCCTCTTTTGGGAGATTGCAGCCTCACGTTGACGTCAGTGATAATTTTGACCACAGCCACAACCATGCCCACAACCATGCTTGCAGCCTCGTCCTTAACCACAAAATGTATTTGTAGTCATTTTAGGGAATAGGGTTGAACCAATTGaacgagtttggtgatttttcatcaaaagctcgttattttgtTCAGTAACAAGAAGACGTGatataagttcagaaaatttagtaaattttttcTCCTTATATTGCTGCTGCAaaagcacattagtgggatggaaagtagtaaaagttttgtttaacatgtcttcatcagtaatattttcaaCACATAATTTTAGTCTCGAGGTAATCTTATGCAGAGTTGAGTTATATTCACCGACTATTTTAAAGTCTTGTAACctcaggtgcaaccattcatatcgatCTCTTGGTAAAATCACAATTTTTTGgtggtcaaatctatcctttaaatttttccataggaTAAGTGGTCTTTAACAGTGAGAtattcagtctttaattcttcatctaaatgataacgaaggaagatcataacttttgcaCGATCCTACAGGCATGTGGTATTTTCATCTAAAATAATATTcctaagttcattgcatttagatgaaTATCAACATAAaaaatccatgataaataattgttgcctttgGTATCAAGCGGAACAAATTTAACTTTGCTTAGATTtaacatctgaataaattaacaataataagacaatttagaaaacaaaatataagaattaaaataaaactgagataataatataataatattttcactCATCtagggtacttaaatatgtttcttcaggaacattattttatttttttcaatttatacTCTTTAGGAGTATGActccaatttacaatattaaatagggtaataatttaccaccttTTCCGAAGGTTAAATAGACTACCTCATATGGAGGATAAACGTTTCACCTCTTTAGGAGGTCGATTTTAACATCTCTTCAAAAGGTTAAAAATATAGCCTCTTCAGGAGGTAAATGTTTATCATCTCTTAtgaagattatatatatatatatatggaagatTTCAATATATAGCCTTTTCAGGAGGactatctcttcgggagatttaaatttatataacctcttcaggaggactatcttaccatctcttctgaAGATTGatactctttaaattttttttaaaaaaaacatattcTCATCTGAATAATATTatattcttgtggagtaaaacttacaagaaataaattaattgaataagaattaaagaaataactCAGTTAGTTAAAGGCTCGTGCTGATAACATGTTATGAAATATgcagaaaaataaaaagagatgagataaaaatttacgtggttcagctaTGCATACTCCACGGGCGGATGagataaaaaacttcactattACAGGAGGAGTTACAATATGATTCGAAACCGactttgtacaaaatatctctatCCTCTCTTTATTTCTCCTCTTCTTCTATATAccttacttcaagcatgcaagtgAATATGCAAGTATGcaaaaatatgtattttaaatgtgaggggtagggtgcccttttatagggttATATGGATAACAGAGGATTTATTGGAGTAGAAAAATTGAAATGGTGGAAGATGGAGTGGTCAAAGAtgggggtgagcaaacggtcaaTTTGGtcaaatttgattaattaactgaattaaccgaaattttcggttaatgagaactgttaaccgaactgaccgaatAGAGGggccgaacccgaccgaattaccttttcgggtaattcggttaaccgaatttaaccaaattaatttgaaattaattaataaaaacataatataattgtagatttttttaccaaatactaattaacatattaacaaattaacatatactaatttatatttaaattttaattaattattaaatcagttattttggttaaccgaattaacattcctcttaCCCGAACCAATTAACCAATTTAACCGAACTTTGTAaaaccataaccgaaccgaccaatcttgtgttcttaaccgaaccgaaccgaccaatttcggtcggttaattcgagttttcccgaattatgctcacccctagtggaagatggggtgacatacacattttttataataattttttaatttttatttatttacattttcataaCTTTTGACATTAACATCAAACAACTCATATTTTGGTTTTAACTATTTGTTTATCATTCAAGTGATGCCACTAGAAGAAatatttttactttaattttgtttatttattttaaagctcCAATATTATAACTTTTGTTAAAAggtaataattttgaaaaattacgcCATTAGTTTCCAACTAAAATATTAACACACTCAAATGTTGGGATGTAAGATATCTAagtgatatttatttttattttttaatgtacaTTTAAATTGAATTGATAGATGCTTAAAgtcaaaataaataatatttaatttgaTTTGACTTAAAACTTTTGAATTCAAAACTTGATACAAAAAAGAATTCATCTAATTGGTCAAAAAAGTATTGAACTTGAAGTTAAACTTAATTAAGATTGATTTGATAATAAAGCAATAATAAATATttgtaataaatatataaaaagtaaatatatgtataaattatataatatattatgaatataatataaaattaataaaattataagaaCTAAATTAGATTTATCCATAAAATTGTATGCATATCAAGTCATTCTTGAGTAATTTAAGGATTTGGTTTAGTAAACATTTATTCTTATCTAAATGAGTAATTAGAAACTCAATTATAAGTTTTACTTAGTAAATGAGTTGATGGTGAGTAAAAGGACTTGGCTCGCTAGAACTCATGAACAATTTGATTAGATTATTTATGACTTATTTAATAAAGTAAAATTAAATTTAGAGTATTTGCAGCTAGTCTGATTATAAAATTGTTTTGCTTAAACCCCATAACCTGAATTTACTAAAGCGAAATAAGATTGGAAATTTGCAATATGCAATTTTGCTTGACGTCATGAAGGGCCAACTTCTGTCTTCTAGAGTCTGAATAAAACCATCGTTACACCACGCGGCATATTACAAAATTAGATCATTCGATCCCTTCCTGAACCCCAACGCAACCCCTGTTTGACTCGTGCGATAAAAATGATGTTCGCAAAAATTTCACGACATGACACAAAACCCATTCCTCCCATAGGCTCACAGGTATTCAATACACCAATAACATTGTCGACGACTTGAGTTTAGAGAGCTGCATCCAGTCCAGAGTCTCTCACTCCGTCAATTCAATCTGGGTATGTCTTAGCTCTTGATCTCGATCCATCATCTGCgcttattttatttccttttcaaaTTTATGTGTGTTCCTTTGCCCCAATATTGATTTGGAACACTTTTCTGCTGTGATGTCTCATGGATTCGTTTCATACATACATGTTGTTATAGTTGATTTGTCTCTCCAACTTGGTATGTATAGCAAACTCTATTTGTTATTACTCCCACAGTGAGAATGGTTTCAACTGATAATGGAAAAGGCAAAGAGGGATTAGAGAAATCAGAGAATACCAAACAACCCAAGGGCGGTCAGATTCCTCTTCAAATTTCTTCATCCCGAAAAATATTGCTAACCCATGAAAACCCTCAAAATGGGTGTCAAAATAGCTTACCTTCGTCAATTGTCAATAAGGTAGGATTCTTCAAATTTGGTTCTGCTGCTATTAATTTAGCATCCCCATCTGCCAAATTCCGGCGGTTAGCTGAGGATAAGGATGAGATTTCACGGGCTGTTCCTTCCTCTAGTTGTCATCGTTTCAGAGGACgatttaatgatgtttttgggcgCAAAATAGATTGGGCATCCCTTAGGAGAATATGCAGAGATTGGATTAGAGACCCCATGAACATGGCCCTATTTGTTTGGATTGCTTGTGTTGCTGTTTCGGGTGCAATTTTGTTCCTCGTCATGACCGGAATGTTAAATGGTGTGTTGCCCAAGAAGTCCCAGAGAAATGCATGGTTTGAAGTCAATAACCAAATTCTCAATGCGCTGTTTACTCTAATGTGTCTCTACCAACACCCTAAGCGGTGTTACCACCTTGTACTTCTATGTAGATGGAGACCGGAGGATGTTTCCAAACTTAGAAAGATATATTGTAAGAATGGGACCTATAAACCTAATGAATGGGCTCACATGATGGTTGTTGTACTTCTACTTCATGTGAATTGTTTTGCTCAATATGTCCTTTGTGGTCTTAACTGGGGATACAAGCGATCTGAGCGACCCGCAGTAGGAGTTGGCATATGTATCACTCTTGCAATTGGTGCACCTGCAATTGCTGGTGTTTACTCAATCGTTAGCCCCCTTGGAAGGGAGTACGATTCTGAATTGGATGAAGAAGCACAAGTTCACATCACTTCGAGTGATAGTACCCAGCCAAGCCAGTTAAGATCAAGAACACTAGAGAAGAGATTCTCATTTGCAGCAAGAGATGATGAGCAAAGAATCGTTGAGAACAGACCACAGTGGAAAGGAGGGGTGCTTGATTTTTGGGATGATATTTCTCTAGCATATCTTTCATTGTTctgtagtttttgtgtttttggttGGAACATGGACAGACTTGGGTTTGGCAACATGTATGTTCATATTGCTACTTTTCTTCTGTTTTGTATGGCTCCTTTCTGGATTTTCAATTTGGCAGCTGTTAATATTGATAATGATGGTGTGAGAGAGGCTTTGTCAGTTACTGGGATTGTTCTTTGTGGGTTTGGTTTACTCTATGGCGGTTTCTGGAGGATCCAAATGAGAAAGAGATTCAATCTGCCGGAAAATAATTTCTGTTGTGGGAATCCAGCAGTTACTGATTGCTCCCTATGGCTTTGCTGTTGTTGGTGTTCTCTTGCCCAAGAAGTGCGGACGGGAAATGCCTATGATGTTGTGGAAGataaattttgtataaaacaAATGGACAGCAACAAGCTGCTAGTTGTTCCTTTATCTCATGAAGATCAATCAGTTGAATCAAATTCTGGTCCAAGTTCACCGCTTAAAATGAGCTCCAGCCCATGCAAGAGCATTTCAGCTTACTCTGAGAGTCAGAGCCCCAGCAGAGTTTCAAAAGTTATTTATGGCTCAGACAGGCTACTTCCTACAGTTGAAGAAGAGTCTGGTAAAAGAGGTATGGATGAAACTATGACACCACCTACCCCGTCATTGATACAAAAATAATCCAAGCAGCGAAATATTATTCAAAATGGCATTGTAACCTGTAATATAAAACAGTGTGGACCAGTTCATGtgttctatttttattttctgtgtATCCAAATGCATTATGTATGTGTACGCTTTTTGCTATTGATTGTGATTCTAGATTCTGATTAACTTTGTAAGCTGTTATTGGCAGAAAGTTTGTTTGAAAAGCAttgtgttgattttttttttgtaaatcgAATGTTATATTTATGCCTATAAGATAATTGAATAAAAAGCAGTGATAGAACCAGAAGTTGATTTTTCAGACCccatttttgaaatatttttttttaagattttctttTCGTGGGGGTTGCCCCTCCACCCGCTggtgaagggggggggggggattattGATTATTGTTTCATCCTGCACATTTGGCATTCTTATTTGCGAACATTTGTGTGATACAAAACATGCAAAAAGTATGTACAGCCGAGTGCCTACCCATGCAAATATTATAAAGAAACTTTTAGACCCTTTTCTTTTGAAGTAGAACTCAACTAACCTTTGTTGTGGTTGAGCTCTTAGGGTTACGAGAAGTTCTAGACAACTTCTGTAGAATTTTAAGCCCTAAAATGAGCTGCCACAGTCAGTCTTCGTGGTCATACTTTCTAAAGACTCAATTTTCATCCATTTATCTGAAGTAATACTGTTGATGCCCTGCCCTGTTTTTTGATAATTCACTTCAATTTCTATAAATATATCACTGGCATTTTTCTAGTATTTGATTCAGACTTTTTATCCCTAATAAAACAACTGAACAGCTAGTCTGGGAAGGTTAGATCAGATCCTGGCACTTCTCTAATTGTTTTAACTAAAAGATGGTTtaaagaacataaataaataaataaataaataaataaataaataacaaacaAGCTAGCAAACAAACTGGAGCAAAGCTGGTCGACtaattaaatgattttgatttgaaagaaCAAGTATAAGAGAAATTCCACCTTTTCCTCGAGGATCATGtgatgctctctctctctctctcattttgttcTGGAAACTATTgaactgttttttttttcctctcttcttgatctttctttttttctttttttctttctttcagttgAAATCCAAATCTTCATTCATCAGTCGATAGGTTACTGTTTCACTAGATATGACCAAAGCTTGCCCTTGAACTTCGATTAACTGGTCTGGTCATTACTCAATTTATATGGATTGGACTAACATATGACTTTGGGAATAAAAAAAGCATTACATGTTGTTTTGATTAGCATTTATAGATATTCAAAATTCTTATGTAGTGTCTGAAAAGTAATACAGGTTTACTTCAATGTATCAAACTTGCAAAACCAAATTGAGTTTTATTTCAAGACCAAAGGCACAAAATGGTGTTGGAcggttctaagtagccctagCCCTACGGTTGACTCTCTTTGtagcacacacacaatatcacaatctatgagaagaattgaattaaccaagcatgaacatcacaaacatattctaatgatcacaagctgttgagattttgaaaatatatatgatttggttcaaaagcccttagttgatcatttcattcaagtaatcaagttcactttaaagatgttatattagaagtcttagatcacaagtcctagtgtacaaatcaaatatccctaagcatggtactagcaagcatgttcatgttgaaaatatAGGAAGATTtaaagagaatgaacaaggtttttcaatcaaggattcgggtagagtttcaaggcttacaaggtacttttaggggctgttttagatggtcacaaataaggaattgaaACGAGTTTACCAAAAGGTTCGGAATGTCAAACACCAAGACACACGGGAAGATTtaaagagaatgaacaaggtttttcaatcaaggattcgggtagagtttcaaggcttacaaggtacTTTTAGGGGCTGTTTTAGATGGTCAAAAATAAGGAATTGAAACGAGCTTACCAAAAGGTTCGGAATGTCAAACACCAAGACACACAGGTACTCAATCGCACCATGAACAAACCtgttgatccttaggaatcttgagacaagGATGAAGCTTGAGGTGGTTGTGGCTGTGAGCTATGAAAGAGGTGTGGGTGTGTAGTGTTGATGTtgtcgtggtctctcaccacccaatctccgGGGAGACGGaatgtagcctcacactactcactcatacgaagaggaacaagattcacaagttcAAGCAAAAGCTTCTTTGtttaattgataatgcaagatgccttttacaatacaagtgatggcatatttatagccttacatgcACATGAC
This region of Malania oleifera isolate guangnan ecotype guangnan chromosome 10, ASM2987363v1, whole genome shotgun sequence genomic DNA includes:
- the LOC131166470 gene encoding uncharacterized protein LOC131166470 translates to MVSTDNGKGKEGLEKSENTKQPKGGQIPLQISSSRKILLTHENPQNGCQNSLPSSIVNKVGFFKFGSAAINLASPSAKFRRLAEDKDEISRAVPSSSCHRFRGRFNDVFGRKIDWASLRRICRDWIRDPMNMALFVWIACVAVSGAILFLVMTGMLNGVLPKKSQRNAWFEVNNQILNALFTLMCLYQHPKRCYHLVLLCRWRPEDVSKLRKIYCKNGTYKPNEWAHMMVVVLLLHVNCFAQYVLCGLNWGYKRSERPAVGVGICITLAIGAPAIAGVYSIVSPLGREYDSELDEEAQVHITSSDSTQPSQLRSRTLEKRFSFAARDDEQRIVENRPQWKGGVLDFWDDISLAYLSLFCSFCVFGWNMDRLGFGNMYVHIATFLLFCMAPFWIFNLAAVNIDNDGVREALSVTGIVLCGFGLLYGGFWRIQMRKRFNLPENNFCCGNPAVTDCSLWLCCCWCSLAQEVRTGNAYDVVEDKFCIKQMDSNKLLVVPLSHEDQSVESNSGPSSPLKMSSSPCKSISAYSESQSPSRVSKVIYGSDRLLPTVEEESGKRGMDETMTPPTPSLIQK